From a region of the Cryptococcus depauperatus CBS 7841 chromosome 6, complete sequence genome:
- a CDS encoding ubiquitin-conjugating enzyme E2 2 — protein sequence MSTAAKRRLIRDFKRLTSDAPVGISGSPNPDNIMVWNAVIFGPPDTPFEDGSFRLTLTFSDSYPNKPPTVRFISKMFHPNIYANGELCLDILQNRWSPTYDVAAILTSVQSLLNDPNPASPANVDAAQLFKENLKEYERRIKKTVELSWLDNTDDVEGEIEEASGS from the exons ATG TCCACTGCCGCAAAACGCCGTTTGATTCGAGACTTCAAACGTTTGACAAGTGATGCTCCAGTAGGAATTTCGGGGAGCCCTAACCCAGACAATATTATGGTATGGAACGCTGTGATTTTTGGGCCAC CCGACACACCATTCGAAGACGGCTCGTTTCGACTAACGCTCACATTCTCTGACTCTTATCCCAACAAACCCCCAACTGTTCGTTTCATTTCCAAGATGTTTCATCCAAATATTTACGCCAATGGCGAACTGTGTTTGGATATCTTGCAAAACAGATGGAGCCCGACATATGATGTGGCGGCTATCTTGACTAGCGTACAGAGTTTGTTGAATGATCCCAATCCTGCAAG TCCAGCGAATGTAGATGCTGCTCAGCTGTTTAAGGAGAATCTCAAAGAGTATGAACGGCGGATCAAA AAAACGGTCGAACTATCATGGCTGGACAATACGGATGACGTTGAAGGTGAAATTGAGGAGGCGTCTGGGTCATAA